The proteins below are encoded in one region of Halanaerobiales bacterium:
- the rpmG gene encoding 50S ribosomal protein L33, whose translation MREIITLECTECKNRNYSTTKNKKNTRDRLELKKYCKFCKEHTLHRETK comes from the coding sequence ATGAGAGAAATAATTACCTTGGAATGTACTGAATGTAAAAATCGAAATTATTCTACAACTAAAAATAAGAAAAATACTCGCGACAGGTTAGAATTAAAAAAATACTGCAAATTTTGTAAGGAACACACCCTTCATCGTGAAACCAAGTAA
- the secE gene encoding preprotein translocase subunit SecE: MFGKIAKFFKQVKGEMKKVHWPNKNELSSYTLIVVITVVSLIAFIGVIDVALTNIITPLIM, translated from the coding sequence ATGTTCGGGAAAATAGCAAAATTTTTCAAACAGGTAAAAGGTGAAATGAAAAAGGTACACTGGCCCAATAAAAATGAGTTATCATCATATACTTTAATTGTTGTTATAACTGTAGTATCTTTGATAGCTTTTATAGGTGTAATTGATGTAGCATTAACAAATATAATTACTCCATTGATAATGTAA